A genomic stretch from Methylophilus medardicus includes:
- the miaA gene encoding tRNA (adenosine(37)-N6)-dimethylallyltransferase MiaA, translated as MTTHTLPPAIFLMGPTASGKTAATIALNQRFPVDIISVDSALVYRGMDIGTAKPDAETLRQAPHHLIDLITPLEQYSAAQFAKDALALMHAATARGRVPVLVGGTMLYFNALQHGLSNLPEADSAIRAQIESEAALHGWPAMHAQLASIDPTVAANIHTTDSQRIERALEVYRISGKPMSVLRAQSEKTALPFHILKLALMPSERSVLHQRIAERFQLMLKQGFVDEVKHLLLTYPSLTADSPSMRCVGYRQAMQYLNGDIDLPTLGEHGVYATRQLAKRQLTWLRGMDDVHALDCLRPDWVDEASTLLQQHIQA; from the coding sequence ATGACCACCCATACTTTACCGCCTGCCATCTTTTTGATGGGCCCCACCGCCAGCGGCAAAACTGCGGCTACGATTGCGCTAAATCAGCGCTTTCCGGTGGATATTATTAGTGTGGATTCGGCATTGGTGTATCGCGGCATGGATATTGGTACTGCAAAGCCGGATGCCGAGACTTTACGTCAGGCGCCACATCATTTAATCGACCTGATTACGCCGCTAGAGCAATATTCAGCGGCGCAATTTGCCAAAGACGCCTTAGCTCTCATGCATGCGGCCACCGCACGTGGTCGAGTGCCCGTCTTGGTTGGTGGCACCATGCTGTATTTCAATGCCTTGCAGCATGGCTTAAGCAATTTGCCTGAGGCCGACAGTGCCATACGCGCACAAATCGAGTCTGAAGCTGCCTTGCATGGCTGGCCAGCCATGCACGCACAATTGGCCAGCATAGATCCGACCGTTGCGGCCAATATCCACACGACAGACTCACAGCGGATTGAGCGCGCACTGGAGGTCTATCGCATCAGCGGCAAACCCATGAGCGTACTGCGGGCACAGTCAGAAAAAACCGCATTGCCGTTTCATATTCTCAAGCTTGCCTTAATGCCCAGTGAGCGCAGTGTGCTGCATCAACGTATCGCTGAGCGTTTTCAGTTGATGCTCAAGCAAGGTTTTGTCGATGAAGTAAAACATTTGCTCCTCACTTACCCATCACTCACCGCAGATAGCCCCAGTATGCGCTGTGTCGGCTACCGGCAGGCCATGCAATATCTCAATGGCGATATTGATTTGCCCACCTTGGGTGAGCATGGTGTCTATGCCACGCGCCAACTCGCCAAGCGTCAACTCACTTGGTTACGTGGCATGGATGATGTACATGCGCTGGATTGTTTACGCCCCGATTGGGTGGATGAAGCCTCGACCTTGCTGCAACAACACATACAGGCGTAA
- a CDS encoding 4a-hydroxytetrahydrobiopterin dehydratase, translating into MTDQVLTEQEIQQHFSTSLPHWVYEDGWIRRKYKTNSWKGTLMVVNTVGHLAEAAWHHPDLTVSYAFVIVKLCTHSAKGITMKDIELARKIEEVVQWQPNAQGNSALEGTPQSDLRFSYIKYD; encoded by the coding sequence ATGACCGATCAGGTGCTCACCGAGCAAGAAATTCAACAACACTTTTCAACCTCTCTACCGCATTGGGTGTATGAAGACGGTTGGATTCGTCGCAAATACAAAACCAATAGCTGGAAGGGCACGCTGATGGTGGTGAATACCGTTGGTCACTTGGCCGAAGCCGCTTGGCATCACCCCGATTTAACCGTGTCGTATGCGTTCGTGATTGTTAAATTGTGCACCCACAGTGCCAAAGGCATCACCATGAAAGACATCGAACTCGCGCGAAAAATTGAAGAAGTTGTGCAATGGCAACCGAACGCCCAAGGTAATTCTGCGCTTGAAGGCACCCCGCAGAGTGACTTGCGCTTCAGTTATATCAAATATGATTAA
- a CDS encoding triphosphoribosyl-dephospho-CoA synthase, producing the protein MMALLQQAYRNACLAELEALKPGNVHVFADGHGMQVQDFVNSAEVSAPALCDDQLLGQRTFGQRILQALQATHAKVGCNTNLGIILLAAPVVQACLQSPKQALAAAIQQVCQQSTIDDATQVYAGIRLVSPAGMGQRDEHDVSQPPQITLMQAMQIASPVDMIARQYVEGFREIFEAALPLYDTCLQRWQRPAWALTAVYLYWLSSSPDSHIARKFGATVAQRIQHEAGDYYQSLLALENPKQAMPALLAWDHALKAQRINPGTSADLTVITAMLAALRAHQPTLF; encoded by the coding sequence ATGATGGCGTTACTGCAACAGGCGTATCGTAACGCATGTCTCGCTGAGCTAGAAGCGCTCAAGCCAGGCAATGTGCACGTGTTTGCCGATGGACACGGCATGCAAGTGCAAGACTTTGTGAATAGCGCTGAAGTATCAGCGCCTGCCTTGTGTGATGATCAGCTGCTCGGACAGCGCACGTTTGGGCAACGCATTTTGCAGGCTTTGCAGGCCACCCATGCCAAGGTCGGTTGCAATACCAATTTAGGCATCATCTTATTGGCAGCGCCGGTGGTGCAAGCCTGTTTGCAATCTCCCAAGCAGGCGTTAGCTGCGGCGATACAACAAGTGTGTCAGCAATCTACCATCGACGATGCCACGCAAGTCTATGCAGGCATCCGTTTAGTCAGTCCGGCTGGCATGGGTCAGCGAGACGAGCATGATGTTTCACAACCGCCGCAGATTACTTTGATGCAAGCCATGCAGATAGCAAGCCCGGTCGATATGATTGCTCGCCAATACGTCGAAGGCTTTCGGGAGATTTTTGAGGCAGCGCTGCCACTGTATGACACCTGTCTGCAACGCTGGCAACGCCCAGCATGGGCGCTGACCGCAGTATATTTGTATTGGCTGTCTAGCTCCCCTGACAGTCACATTGCCCGTAAATTCGGCGCCACTGTCGCGCAACGTATACAACATGAGGCTGGCGATTATTACCAATCATTGTTGGCACTAGAGAATCCAAAACAAGCAATGCCGGCACTGCTGGCTTGGGATCATGCGCTCAAAGCGCAACGCATTAATCCAGGCACCAGTGCTGATTTAACGGTGATCACTGCGATGCTGGCCGCATTGCGGGCGCATCAACCAACGCTATTCTGA
- a CDS encoding ATP-grasp domain-containing protein, translated as MQVVPIFTDEVAQAGGWHGQCLAEAFARRGWQALMVSLDSCHVSISEQQVQVHIPGLTQPAPMAFVRGVAAGTTQQIITRMNLLHTLQRQGMVVYNHGRAIETTVDKGLTSQLLAEQGVATPATWVCEHRQIAHHLMQQALDARKTLVIKPLFGSQGKGVRLIEHRQAFALPQDRFVEGVYYLQEKIDCGPYQHDYRVFVVRGEPVAVMRRQGDNWLHNVARGARCTPCDEADVAAIGVRAAQAISIDYAGVDVMRDKHGKLWVIEVNSIPAWRGLQSITAFDIADVLVDDLLGLVSNQAAQP; from the coding sequence ATGCAAGTTGTTCCCATTTTTACTGACGAAGTCGCCCAAGCTGGCGGCTGGCATGGCCAGTGTTTGGCTGAAGCCTTTGCGCGTCGCGGCTGGCAAGCCCTGATGGTGTCTCTCGACAGTTGTCATGTCAGTATCAGCGAGCAACAAGTACAAGTGCATATTCCCGGTTTGACCCAACCCGCCCCCATGGCATTTGTGCGTGGCGTGGCTGCTGGCACCACCCAGCAAATCATCACCCGCATGAATCTTTTGCATACCTTGCAGCGCCAAGGCATGGTCGTTTACAACCATGGCCGCGCGATTGAAACCACTGTCGATAAAGGCCTAACCAGTCAATTACTGGCAGAGCAGGGCGTGGCAACACCGGCCACTTGGGTTTGTGAACACCGTCAGATTGCCCATCACTTGATGCAACAGGCGTTGGATGCGCGTAAAACGCTAGTCATTAAGCCGCTGTTTGGGTCGCAAGGCAAAGGCGTGCGCTTGATTGAGCATCGCCAAGCGTTTGCGTTGCCGCAGGATAGGTTTGTCGAAGGCGTCTATTATCTGCAAGAAAAGATTGATTGTGGCCCGTATCAGCATGATTATCGTGTGTTTGTGGTTCGTGGCGAGCCAGTGGCGGTGATGCGTCGGCAAGGCGACAACTGGTTGCACAATGTTGCAAGGGGCGCGCGATGCACACCGTGTGATGAGGCCGATGTGGCCGCGATTGGCGTCCGTGCGGCGCAGGCGATCAGCATCGATTATGCCGGGGTCGACGTCATGCGTGACAAACATGGCAAACTTTGGGTGATTGAAGTGAACAGTATTCCAGCTTGGCGCGGCTTACAGAGTATCACCGCGTTTGATATTGCTGATGTGTTGGTGGATGACTTGTTGGGCTTGGTGAGCAATCAGGCGGCGCAGCCATGA
- the mch gene encoding methenyltetrahydromethanopterin cyclohydrolase — protein sequence MSVSTSNSTSISVQQYSAPLVAELIANAPALGCAVSTHESGATIVDAGIQVPGGLEAGRIIAEICMGGLGSVALQHVPQFAHWPLSVVVTAKQPVIACLGSQYAGWALSHEKFFSLGSGPARAIAQREEVFKEINYRDQGTQTVLVLETDKIPPLEVIEKVARDTGLAANKLTFILTPTRSLAGSLQVTARVLEVALHKCHTLHFDLNAIVDGYGVAPIPAPSPDFIVGMGRTNDAILFGGFVQLFVNTDDAAAEQLATQLPSSASKDYGRPFAEVFKAVNMDFYQIDPMLFSPAKVSVTNLKSGRTFFAGQFNEVLLNQSFGG from the coding sequence ATGTCTGTGAGCACATCGAATTCAACATCCATTAGCGTTCAGCAATACAGCGCACCGCTGGTTGCCGAACTGATTGCGAATGCGCCCGCACTGGGTTGCGCCGTGTCTACACACGAGAGTGGCGCGACCATCGTCGACGCCGGTATCCAAGTGCCTGGTGGCTTAGAGGCAGGCCGTATCATTGCCGAAATTTGCATGGGCGGACTGGGCAGTGTTGCCTTGCAGCATGTGCCACAATTTGCCCATTGGCCGCTCAGTGTGGTGGTGACGGCCAAGCAGCCAGTGATTGCCTGCTTGGGCAGCCAATATGCTGGGTGGGCGTTATCGCATGAAAAGTTTTTTTCGCTCGGTAGCGGCCCGGCGCGCGCCATTGCCCAACGTGAAGAGGTATTCAAAGAGATTAATTACCGTGATCAAGGCACACAAACGGTATTGGTGCTTGAAACTGACAAGATTCCACCGTTGGAGGTGATCGAGAAAGTGGCGAGGGATACTGGCCTAGCCGCGAACAAACTGACGTTTATTCTGACACCGACCCGCAGTTTGGCTGGTTCATTACAAGTGACCGCCCGTGTGCTTGAGGTCGCGCTGCACAAATGTCACACCTTGCATTTTGATTTGAATGCCATCGTTGATGGCTACGGCGTTGCGCCGATTCCTGCGCCTTCACCCGATTTTATTGTCGGCATGGGCCGCACCAACGATGCCATTTTGTTTGGTGGTTTTGTGCAATTGTTTGTGAACACCGATGATGCGGCGGCTGAGCAGTTGGCTACACAATTACCGTCTTCTGCCTCCAAAGATTACGGTCGGCCGTTTGCAGAGGTCTTTAAAGCGGTGAATATGGATTTTTACCAAATTGATCCGATGTTGTTCTCGCCGGCCAAGGTCAGCGTCACTAACCTTAAGTCCGGCCGAACATTCTTCGCAGGACAATTCAATGAAGTGCTTTTGAATCAATCATTTGGTGGATAA
- a CDS encoding ATP-grasp domain-containing protein, whose translation MVSHSARIYSQMAKREGFTVFAVDAFLDTDTRLAADSAYQWSAMLDQPLDHAMHALMPALDAFEPDAVLVGSGFEAHPDAYAALFAGYPVLGNTPQTIVNVKNPQWLKATCEAQGVQSPAISVTPPTVGDWFTKQVGQCGGGHVERWQAQSIQDASTYWQQYQPGQAVGILFVAHADTYNLIGVHALHQHAGSYAYAGASRSQDAALISAAHQLLAALLPALGLVGINSIDAIWDTQTLHLLEVNPRLSASMRLYMQLPLIQAHLNACDQQALPALKPPELLASHRILYARQTIDASQLNLPDWLEDQPVGGHVAAGQPLCSVYAEGHTAREVEQTLRDKKTQLHTLWGTYVCEHIEFNIH comes from the coding sequence ATGGTGTCACACAGCGCGCGTATTTATAGCCAGATGGCAAAACGCGAGGGCTTTACGGTGTTCGCTGTCGATGCGTTTCTCGATACAGACACGCGACTAGCCGCCGATTCAGCGTACCAATGGTCAGCGATGCTCGACCAGCCTTTGGACCACGCGATGCATGCTCTGATGCCTGCGTTGGATGCTTTTGAACCCGATGCCGTGTTGGTGGGATCGGGCTTTGAAGCGCATCCTGATGCTTATGCCGCATTATTTGCAGGCTATCCTGTGTTGGGAAATACGCCACAAACCATTGTGAACGTCAAAAATCCGCAATGGTTGAAGGCAACTTGTGAGGCTCAGGGCGTGCAATCACCCGCCATCAGCGTCACGCCGCCGACCGTTGGAGACTGGTTTACCAAGCAGGTCGGGCAATGCGGGGGAGGCCATGTCGAGCGCTGGCAAGCACAATCCATTCAAGACGCCTCAACCTATTGGCAGCAATATCAACCAGGCCAAGCGGTAGGTATTTTGTTTGTAGCGCATGCGGATACATACAATCTCATTGGCGTGCATGCACTCCATCAGCATGCAGGGAGTTACGCCTATGCCGGCGCATCGCGCTCGCAAGATGCTGCGTTGATCAGTGCGGCGCACCAATTGTTAGCGGCATTGTTGCCCGCATTAGGCCTCGTGGGTATCAATAGTATCGATGCCATTTGGGATACACAAACCTTGCACTTACTCGAGGTCAATCCTAGGTTAAGTGCCAGTATGCGTTTGTATATGCAACTACCTTTGATCCAAGCACACTTGAACGCCTGTGACCAACAAGCCTTACCTGCATTAAAACCACCAGAATTGTTGGCTAGCCATCGTATTTTATACGCCCGGCAAACAATAGATGCCAGTCAGTTAAACTTGCCTGATTGGCTAGAGGATCAGCCTGTTGGCGGCCATGTTGCTGCCGGTCAGCCGCTCTGCAGCGTTTATGCAGAAGGGCACACTGCGCGCGAAGTTGAGCAAACATTGCGCGATAAAAAAACACAATTACACACACTATGGGGGACTTATGTCTGTGAGCACATCGAATTCAACATCCATTAG
- a CDS encoding NAD(P)-dependent methylenetetrahydromethanopterin dehydrogenase, translated as MKKTSIMHLFTAAKNASPFDVNMAFDAGYEKIISYTDVTLNEIVALTQDAIFSRSPSGLKQQALFFGGRDIQVALEMQKQARSAMFKPFECHTFSDPSGAFTTAAAMLAKVDFYLQKSGSGLGQEKVAIFGASGTVGSTAALIAARQGSTVLMVAHAGLESMQTYVDKLSANYDVKLQVVDGSTEAAKIAVLNEATVALCATPAGIRVLELAQLAKSSTLKVVADVNAVPPSGIEGVDTFSNGGFIEGTQVAGFGALAIGQLKYVTQNKLLEQMLQSESPMHIDYHQAYEYACAHVE; from the coding sequence ATGAAAAAAACCAGCATTATGCATTTGTTTACAGCCGCAAAAAACGCCAGCCCATTTGATGTGAATATGGCCTTTGATGCCGGCTATGAAAAAATTATTTCTTACACCGACGTCACGCTTAATGAAATCGTGGCCTTGACCCAGGATGCCATTTTTTCTCGCAGCCCTAGTGGCTTAAAACAGCAGGCCTTGTTTTTTGGCGGTCGCGATATTCAAGTCGCATTAGAGATGCAAAAACAGGCGCGTAGTGCCATGTTTAAGCCTTTTGAATGCCACACCTTTTCTGATCCTTCTGGTGCATTTACTACCGCAGCCGCCATGCTGGCAAAAGTCGATTTTTATCTGCAAAAATCCGGCAGTGGTCTCGGTCAAGAAAAAGTGGCCATTTTTGGTGCCAGTGGCACAGTGGGCTCGACAGCCGCTTTAATTGCTGCCCGTCAGGGATCAACGGTATTAATGGTGGCGCATGCTGGACTCGAAAGCATGCAAACTTATGTCGATAAACTATCCGCCAATTATGATGTGAAGTTGCAAGTGGTAGATGGCAGCACTGAGGCCGCTAAAATCGCTGTGTTAAATGAAGCTACTGTGGCGTTGTGCGCGACGCCGGCAGGGATTCGTGTATTGGAACTGGCCCAGCTGGCAAAATCCAGCACACTCAAAGTGGTGGCCGACGTTAACGCCGTTCCACCTTCAGGGATTGAAGGTGTCGATACTTTCTCCAATGGCGGCTTTATTGAAGGCACGCAAGTGGCTGGCTTTGGTGCGTTGGCGATTGGCCAGTTGAAATACGTCACTCAAAACAAATTGTTGGAGCAAATGCTGCAAAGCGAAAGCCCGATGCATATTGATTACCACCAGGCCTATGAATATGCCTGTGCACACGTGGAATAA
- a CDS encoding GHMP family kinase ATP-binding protein: MKAVIPAADQVRVTTYGRLHLGFFNLSNQLQRQFGSVGVAIDAFKTVVNARFGPPQQALDPWAAAILQRHVSATQTDTLLDVAIPQAIPRHGGLGSGTQMALALGAAVNGLLGHSIDPAEIAAIHQRGARSGIGIATFTHGGLVVDGGRAAHTVVPPMLAQQAFPADWHFLLITDSSHHGLHGQGEKTAFKQLVPPSVAATQAIQQQLLSQGLPALIEHDFAAFSEFLGALQRYNADYFSPAQGGAYASQAVGEILNRLIKQGYVGAGQSSWGPTGFVLLPSRQVAVDLQMQLLANYAGHAALGFLVTAAMNQSAQIDIKVASA, from the coding sequence ATGAAAGCAGTGATTCCCGCAGCAGATCAGGTGCGCGTGACCACCTACGGTCGCCTACATCTCGGTTTTTTTAATTTGAGTAATCAGCTACAACGCCAGTTTGGTAGCGTTGGCGTAGCGATTGATGCTTTTAAGACTGTGGTCAACGCGAGGTTTGGTCCTCCACAACAAGCGTTGGACCCATGGGCAGCGGCTATTTTGCAGCGTCATGTGTCTGCGACTCAAACAGACACCTTGCTGGATGTCGCCATACCACAGGCGATTCCACGGCACGGCGGTCTCGGTTCTGGTACGCAAATGGCGCTTGCCCTTGGCGCTGCGGTCAACGGCTTGCTGGGTCATTCCATTGACCCCGCAGAAATCGCCGCGATCCATCAGCGCGGTGCCCGATCAGGGATCGGTATTGCCACCTTTACCCATGGCGGTCTGGTGGTGGATGGCGGCCGTGCCGCCCACACCGTGGTGCCGCCGATGTTGGCACAACAGGCATTTCCCGCCGATTGGCATTTTTTACTGATCACAGATAGCAGTCATCACGGCTTGCATGGTCAAGGCGAAAAAACGGCTTTTAAACAACTGGTGCCGCCGTCCGTTGCGGCGACCCAAGCCATTCAGCAACAATTACTGAGCCAAGGCCTACCCGCATTGATTGAGCACGACTTTGCCGCATTTAGTGAGTTTTTGGGTGCGCTACAGCGCTATAACGCAGATTACTTTTCGCCGGCACAGGGGGGGGCTTATGCCAGTCAAGCGGTTGGCGAGATTCTCAACCGTCTAATAAAACAAGGTTATGTCGGCGCCGGGCAATCTTCTTGGGGCCCGACCGGGTTTGTATTGTTACCCTCGCGTCAAGTTGCGGTCGACTTGCAAATGCAACTGCTCGCCAATTACGCCGGGCATGCAGCGCTCGGCTTTTTGGTGACTGCGGCAATGAATCAGTCTGCCCAGATCGATATAAAAGTCGCTTCGGCTTAA